A window from Alkalicoccobacillus plakortidis encodes these proteins:
- the xylA gene encoding xylose isomerase produces the protein MAVFKDVERIQYEGPTSKNSLAFKYYNPNEQVNGQSMEEILRFSVAYWHTFTAGGEDPFGSAVMERPWLHLQGLDLAKARVEAAFELFEKLDVPYFCFHDIDIAPAGSSLRESNQNLDVITAMIKDYQKTSKTKLLWNTANLFTHPRYVHGASTSNLADSFSYAAAQVKKGLEMGKELGSENYVFWGGREGYESLLNTDMKLEQDNMARFFHMAIEYANEIGYTGQFLIEPKPKEPTKHQYDFDVATSLSFLQAYGLADHFKFNVEANHATLAGHTFEHELRTARIHGMLGSVDANQGDPLLGWDTDEFPTDMYSSTLAMYEILKNGGLGSGGLNFDAKVRRTSFEPIDLFEAHVAGMDCFAVGLKVAAKLIEDRVLDELVEDRYSSFKEGIGLDIVEGKSSFRQLEEHALGLTEIRPRSGKQEKLKGIINQYLLETMQSVKA, from the coding sequence ATGGCTGTATTCAAAGATGTGGAACGTATTCAGTACGAAGGTCCGACCTCAAAGAATTCATTAGCATTTAAATATTATAATCCGAATGAACAAGTGAATGGTCAATCAATGGAGGAAATTCTTCGGTTCTCTGTGGCGTATTGGCATACGTTTACAGCAGGTGGAGAAGATCCATTTGGTTCTGCTGTCATGGAGAGACCATGGTTACATCTTCAAGGATTAGATCTTGCAAAGGCACGTGTAGAAGCAGCATTTGAATTATTTGAAAAGCTAGATGTTCCATATTTTTGCTTTCATGATATTGATATTGCTCCTGCTGGGTCATCATTAAGAGAAAGCAATCAGAATCTTGATGTAATCACAGCGATGATCAAAGATTACCAGAAAACAAGTAAAACCAAGTTACTTTGGAATACAGCTAACCTATTCACGCACCCACGATATGTACACGGAGCTTCTACATCAAATCTTGCTGACTCATTTTCCTATGCTGCGGCACAAGTAAAAAAAGGTTTAGAGATGGGCAAGGAGCTTGGTTCAGAGAACTATGTATTCTGGGGAGGCAGAGAAGGTTATGAATCTCTTCTAAATACCGATATGAAGTTAGAACAAGATAATATGGCTCGTTTTTTCCATATGGCTATAGAATATGCAAATGAAATCGGATATACCGGTCAATTTTTAATTGAACCAAAACCAAAGGAGCCAACTAAGCATCAATATGATTTTGATGTAGCTACTAGTTTATCCTTTTTACAAGCATATGGACTTGCGGATCATTTTAAATTTAATGTAGAGGCAAACCATGCGACATTAGCGGGTCATACGTTTGAACATGAATTGCGTACAGCAAGAATTCATGGAATGTTAGGATCAGTTGATGCAAACCAAGGCGATCCACTTCTTGGTTGGGATACTGATGAATTTCCAACAGATATGTATTCTAGTACACTTGCAATGTATGAGATTCTTAAAAACGGAGGACTTGGTAGTGGTGGGTTGAATTTTGATGCGAAGGTCCGAAGAACATCTTTTGAACCAATTGATTTATTTGAGGCACATGTAGCAGGTATGGATTGCTTTGCAGTTGGGTTGAAGGTTGCTGCAAAACTAATAGAAGACCGAGTGTTGGATGAACTTGTAGAAGATCGTTATTCTAGTTTTAAAGAAGGAATTGGACTAGATATCGTCGAAGGAAAAAGTAGCTTCCGTCAATTAGAGGAGCATGCACTTGGTCTCACGGAGATTCGTCCGCGTTCAGGGAAACAAGAAAAATTAAAAGGTATCATTAATCAATATCTACTTGAAACAATGCAATCGGTAAAAGCATAG
- a CDS encoding cold-shock protein translates to MLEGTVKWFNAEKGFGFIEREDGDDVFVHFSAIQSEGFKTLEEGQAVRFDIVEGNRGEQAANVEKA, encoded by the coding sequence ATGTTAGAAGGTACAGTAAAATGGTTTAATGCAGAAAAAGGTTTTGGTTTCATCGAGCGCGAAGACGGGGACGATGTATTCGTACATTTCTCTGCTATCCAAAGCGAAGGCTTCAAGACTCTTGAAGAAGGCCAAGCAGTTCGTTTTGATATCGTTGAAGGTAACCGTGGCGAGCAAGCAGCTAACGTTGAAAAAGCATAA